In a single window of the Dinghuibacter silviterrae genome:
- a CDS encoding GH3 auxin-responsive promoter family protein: MKIKSLLARPFANFIYAKVRRDMQSAVEDQKAVLQELLKVGAKTQFGKEHGLDKVKTYEEFRAAIPIRDYEQYKPYIEQVKQGKHNILWKGLPLYFAKTSGTTSGIKYIPISKESISNHIDSARNALLCYIAETGNTGFTDGKMIFLSGSPELERIGGVPTGRLSGIVNHHVPKYLRTNQLPSYETNCIDDWETKLDAIVKETIEQDMTLISGIPPWVQMYFDRLREVSGKQIKDLFPNFKVLVHGGVNFEPYKAKLFESIGGKVDTIETFPASEGFIAFQDSQNAEGLLLNTNSGIFFEFVPAGEIYAEKPTRLSLEDVKVGENYALIINNNAGLWGYSIGDTVRFVSTNPYRLVVTGRTKHFISAFGEHVIGEEVEHSLLRAADEAGVRIVEFTVAPHISNDQGKSFHEWFVEFEQTPDDLGTFIKKVDDNLRAKNIYYDDLITGNILRPLQILPLRKNAFIDYMKSIGKLGGQNKVPRLSNDRKIADALDAYIIHSHS; the protein is encoded by the coding sequence ATGAAGATCAAGTCATTGCTGGCGAGGCCTTTCGCCAATTTTATATATGCCAAGGTCCGCCGGGATATGCAGTCGGCGGTGGAAGACCAGAAGGCGGTGCTGCAGGAGTTGTTGAAAGTAGGGGCCAAAACCCAGTTTGGGAAGGAGCACGGCCTGGACAAGGTCAAAACCTACGAGGAATTCCGGGCGGCTATCCCTATACGGGACTATGAACAGTACAAGCCCTATATAGAACAGGTCAAACAGGGGAAGCACAACATCCTCTGGAAGGGACTGCCCCTGTATTTTGCCAAAACATCAGGGACCACCAGCGGGATCAAGTACATCCCCATCTCCAAGGAGTCCATTTCCAACCACATCGATTCCGCCCGGAACGCCCTCCTGTGCTATATCGCAGAAACGGGAAACACCGGTTTTACGGATGGGAAAATGATCTTTCTCTCCGGTTCTCCCGAGCTGGAGCGCATCGGTGGCGTCCCTACGGGCCGGCTCAGCGGGATCGTCAATCACCATGTCCCCAAGTATTTAAGGACCAATCAATTACCCTCATACGAGACCAATTGTATCGACGACTGGGAGACCAAGCTCGACGCCATTGTAAAGGAAACCATAGAACAGGATATGACCCTGATCAGTGGCATCCCGCCCTGGGTACAGATGTATTTCGACCGGTTGAGGGAAGTCAGTGGCAAACAAATCAAGGACCTGTTCCCGAATTTTAAGGTCCTTGTCCACGGGGGCGTTAATTTCGAACCCTACAAGGCAAAGCTGTTTGAAAGCATCGGTGGCAAGGTCGACACCATCGAGACCTTCCCCGCTAGCGAGGGTTTTATCGCCTTCCAGGACTCGCAAAATGCGGAAGGGCTCCTGCTGAACACCAATTCCGGCATCTTTTTCGAATTCGTCCCCGCCGGCGAGATCTATGCGGAAAAGCCCACCCGGCTTAGCCTGGAGGATGTCAAGGTAGGGGAGAACTATGCCCTGATCATCAACAATAATGCTGGCTTGTGGGGGTATTCCATCGGCGATACCGTCCGTTTTGTCAGCACCAATCCCTACCGGCTGGTGGTCACCGGCAGGACGAAACACTTCATCTCGGCTTTTGGCGAACACGTCATCGGGGAAGAAGTGGAGCACAGCCTGCTCCGTGCCGCCGATGAAGCCGGGGTCCGCATCGTCGAATTCACGGTGGCCCCGCACATCAGCAACGATCAGGGAAAGTCCTTCCACGAGTGGTTTGTAGAGTTTGAGCAAACGCCCGACGACCTGGGCACCTTTATAAAAAAGGTGGACGACAACCTTAGGGCAAAGAATATTTATTACGATGACCTGATCACGGGTAATATTTTGCGCCCGCTGCAAATACTACCCCTGCGGAAAAATGCGTTTATCGACTATATGAAATCCATCGGAAAGCTGGGCGGACAGAATAAAGTGCCCCGCCTGAGCAACGACCGGAAGATCGCAGATGCTTTAGATGCTTACATAATCCATTCCCATTCATGA
- a CDS encoding 1-deoxy-D-xylulose-5-phosphate reductoisomerase — MTNQKKRIAIFGSTGSVGTQTLQVIAAHPDLFEVELLTAHSNDELLVEQALQFNPNAVVISDETRYGKVKQALASTDIKVFAGEKSLEEAAAFDSYDLMVAAIVGFAGLKSVMQAIENGKAIALANKETLVVAGDIVMRRALENRVPIIPVDSEHSAIFQCLVGETRNRIEKVILTASGGPFLGKKPNFLVNVKRDHALQHPNWNMGAKISVDSATLMNKGLEMIEARWLFNLAPSQIQAVIHPQSIIHSMVQFEDGSIKAQMGVPDMKVPIQYALSFPHRIPNDFPRLDFKKISTLTFEDPDTKTFRNLALATEALHKGGNLPCIVNAANEIAVWAFLRNRIGFLDMTEVIEKTAEKLPFISQPTMEEYLESDGEARNYAASLIKL, encoded by the coding sequence ATGACTAACCAGAAGAAAAGAATCGCCATATTCGGTTCAACCGGCTCTGTAGGCACGCAAACACTACAGGTCATCGCAGCGCACCCCGATCTTTTCGAGGTAGAGCTCCTGACCGCCCATTCCAACGATGAACTCCTTGTAGAACAGGCCCTGCAGTTCAATCCCAATGCCGTCGTCATCAGCGATGAGACCAGGTACGGCAAGGTAAAACAGGCCCTTGCCTCCACCGATATAAAGGTTTTTGCCGGGGAAAAATCCCTTGAAGAAGCCGCCGCTTTCGATTCCTACGACCTCATGGTCGCCGCCATCGTCGGCTTTGCCGGTCTTAAATCCGTCATGCAGGCTATTGAAAACGGCAAGGCCATCGCCCTGGCCAACAAAGAAACGCTTGTGGTCGCAGGGGACATTGTGATGCGCCGCGCCCTGGAGAACCGGGTACCTATCATCCCCGTGGACTCCGAGCATTCGGCCATTTTCCAGTGCCTGGTCGGGGAGACCCGCAACCGAATCGAAAAGGTCATCCTCACCGCTTCCGGGGGCCCGTTCCTGGGAAAAAAGCCCAATTTCCTGGTCAATGTCAAACGCGACCATGCCCTCCAGCACCCCAACTGGAACATGGGCGCCAAGATCAGCGTCGATTCCGCCACCCTGATGAACAAGGGTTTGGAGATGATCGAGGCCAGGTGGTTGTTCAACCTCGCGCCGTCCCAGATACAGGCCGTCATCCATCCCCAGAGCATCATCCACTCCATGGTCCAGTTCGAGGACGGGAGCATCAAGGCCCAGATGGGAGTGCCCGATATGAAGGTGCCGATACAATATGCCCTGAGCTTCCCTCATCGCATTCCCAATGATTTTCCCCGGCTTGACTTCAAAAAGATCAGCACCCTCACCTTCGAGGACCCCGATACAAAGACGTTCCGGAACCTGGCGCTCGCCACCGAGGCCCTTCATAAAGGGGGAAACCTTCCTTGTATCGTCAACGCCGCCAACGAAATTGCCGTCTGGGCCTTTTTGCGGAACCGCATCGGTTTCCTGGACATGACGGAGGTCATCGAGAAGACTGCCGAAAAACTTCCGTTTATTTCCCAGCCCACCATGGAGGAATACCTGGAAAGCGACGGGGAAGC